ATATCCTTAGGTATTGTTTTGTTTTTTTATTGTGACAGTTCAAGAACGTTCTTTCTTCTTATTTATAGTAGAGAAGGAGAATGAGTGTAATGAAAAAAGAAAAAGCAGTTGTTGTTTTTAGTGGAGGACAAGATAGTACAACATGTTTATTTTGGGCAATAGAGCAGTTTGCAGAGGTAGAAGCTGTAACGTTTAATTACAATCAACGTCATAAGCTAGAAATTGATTGTGCAGCGGAAATTGCGAAAGAGCTAGGAATAAAGCATACGGTACTAGATATGAGTCTATTAAATCAACTTGCTCCAAATGCGTTAACGAGAACGGATATGGAGATTACACATGAAGAAGGTGAATTGCCATCGACATTTGTAGATGGACGAAATTTACTCTTCTTATCATTTGCTGCTGTATTAGCAAAACAAGTGGGAGCACGTCATATTGTAACGGGTGTATGTGAAACTGATTTCAGCGGTTATCCAGACTGCCGTGACGTGTTTGTGAAATCGTTAAATGTTACATTAAATTTATCTATGGATTATCCGTTTGTCATTCACACGCCACTTATGTGGATTGATAAAGCTGAAACATGGAAATTATCAGATGAACTTGGAGCATTTGAGTTTGTTCGAGAAAAAACATTAACATGTTATAACGGAATCATTGGTGATGGTTGCGGTGAATGTCCAGCATGTCAACTTCGTAAAGCAGGATTAGATACGTATCTGCAAGAACGCGAAGGAGCGAACAACTAATGGATAACTTTTTTGGATTTCGCATCGTAGAGAATTTGCAAAAAATGGACAAGGATATTCAGCGTAAACAACTCAAATATCATAATAAAAGAGTAATGGTCAGTAAGGAATTTACATTTGATGCAGCACACCATTTACACTGTTATGAAGGGAAATGTAAAAACTTACATGGTCACACATATAAAGTTGTATTTGGAATTAGTGGATATGTAAATGAAATAGGTCTTGCAATTGACTTTGGAGATATAAAAGAAATTTGGAAAAATGAAATAGAAATTCATTTAGATCATCGTTATTTAAACGAAACGTTACCAGCAATGAATACGACTGCTGAAAATATGGTCGTTTGGATTTATGAAAAGATGGCAGAAGCACTAACAAAAGAGAATCGTGTGAACGAATATAAGGGAGCTCGCGTTGAATTCGTTCGTCTATTTGAGACACCGACTAGTTATGCGGAAGTAAGACGGGAGTGGATGCTCGATGAGTAAAATCCCTGTCTTAGAAATATTCGGTCCGACTATTCAAGGTGAAGGAATGGTTGTAGGGCAAAAGACAATGTTTATCCGTACAGCTGGTTGTGATTATAGCTGCGCTTGGTGTGATTCTGCTTTTACGTGGGATGGATCAGCTAAAGATCAAATTAGACAG
This genomic interval from Bacillus thuringiensis contains the following:
- the queC gene encoding 7-cyano-7-deazaguanine synthase QueC codes for the protein MKKEKAVVVFSGGQDSTTCLFWAIEQFAEVEAVTFNYNQRHKLEIDCAAEIAKELGIKHTVLDMSLLNQLAPNALTRTDMEITHEEGELPSTFVDGRNLLFLSFAAVLAKQVGARHIVTGVCETDFSGYPDCRDVFVKSLNVTLNLSMDYPFVIHTPLMWIDKAETWKLSDELGAFEFVREKTLTCYNGIIGDGCGECPACQLRKAGLDTYLQEREGANN
- the queD gene encoding 6-carboxytetrahydropterin synthase QueD, which codes for MDNFFGFRIVENLQKMDKDIQRKQLKYHNKRVMVSKEFTFDAAHHLHCYEGKCKNLHGHTYKVVFGISGYVNEIGLAIDFGDIKEIWKNEIEIHLDHRYLNETLPAMNTTAENMVVWIYEKMAEALTKENRVNEYKGARVEFVRLFETPTSYAEVRREWMLDE